One window from the genome of Yarrowia lipolytica chromosome 1B, complete sequence encodes:
- a CDS encoding 60S ribosomal protein eL13 (Compare to YALI0B12826g, similar to uniprot|Q12690 Saccharomyces cerevisiae YDL082w RPL13A 60S large subunit ribosomal protein L13 or uniprot|P40212 Saccharomyces cerevisiae YMR142c RPL13B 60S large subunit ribosomal protein, similar to Saccharomyces cerevisiae RPL13A (YDL082W) and RPL13B (YMR142C); ancestral locus Anc_2.387) produces MAIGKNYPLVKNHFRKNWQERVKTHFDQPGKKSSRRLARTKKAAAIAPRPLDLLRPIVRAPTIRYNRKVRAGRGFSLEELKAAGIPRDYARTIGIAVDHRRQNRSVEGLEANVLRLKEYQSKLIVFPRKLKKGETNEAKSAVQVLSTSATFPIVQQAAESEPRAISAEAKEQNAYRTLRMARSTQRYAGIRAKRAKDAADAEAEKKK; encoded by the exons ATGG CTATCGGTAAGAACTACCCCCTCGTCAAGAACCATTTCCGAAAGAACTGGCAGGAGCGGGTCAAGACCCACTTTGACCAGCCCGGCAAGAAGTCTTCTCGACGACTTGCACGAaccaagaaggccgctGCTATCGCTCCCCGACCTCTGGATCTTCTCCGACCTATTGTCCGAGCCCCCACTATCCGATACAACCGAAAGGTCCGAGCTGGCCGAGGTTTCTCTCttgaggagctcaaggctgCCGGTATCCCCCGAGACTACGCTCGAACCATTGGTATTGCCGTTGACCACCGACGACAGAACCGATCCGTTGAGGGTCTTGAGGCCAACGTTCTGCGACTCAAGGAGTACCAGTCCAAGCTGATTGTCTTCCCCCgaaagctcaagaagggtGAGACCAACGAGGCCAAGTCCGCCGTCCAGGTCCTCTCCACCTCTGCTACCTTCCCCATTGTCCAGCAGGCTGCCGAGTCCGAGCCCCGAGCCATCTctgccgaggccaaggagcagaaCGCATACAGAACCCTCCGAATGGCCCGATCCACCCAGCGATACGCCGGAATCCGAGCCAAGCGAGCCAAGGACGCCGCTGAcgccgaggccgagaagaagaaataA
- a CDS encoding uncharacterized protein (Compare to YALI0B12738g, no similarity): protein MDTKRSLSGAPPSPRKWTQKRVKTDSLLEDSRLFRPTSPLKWHRKKAGIRPKISAPLEAANTKFYTPAGSPRTDAGGFAYNVELPHSFTFNHSSIFHEHLSDSDKSREEKERVFNVSVDSFSKSMEMLKQTGTASSSRLNLSMRPLAPLALSSVPPLDIPHELMQHNRESPSDDEFHDTRTSFRHSMVSLHGLTDINNEINDINAQIQDINQQIRGIGEVDNIVTVSAIAPVEQMVTAKMDTTPDSVNTENILDELSSLQHEDEEDAEEGEGEDEQVVEQSSESAAAAAEEEDDSLRPLEYDLGNGPKASMPRFPTSSTLGTLVDDSDKQKTVTAAAAANIASPRSFATSASARTLFADRFIDPESIRDSIRVVDISVRDDDEEEDPREEEGRHEGQPHQQEQEEPETSNDDSSSALNSSSVIASTPIELSHANLPTNLFRTHQDRSKYTESGILDNRVSLISTGDKYPLDIDNVSPVRGVDEPSFSLRDVPIETSHRDDYVFEQMKQEEDGLEGGLAPAVSSTSRPISSVSTHSSSLAGTASSTDSLGIHFAPPDLLSQPLGFKMVSNDMGGCSSSDDSAVHHTNEATERAIPLGNFANSSFAELNSGDYQFPDIEVDEPQEPQMSQVAPETPMSVHSQQFSYPPSLSYSPASMEEPIMHPPRSYVPFVFRSRELDEKDQGLYAQNNTVFVNNAFIPFYPSPENSPQFPNINSFPEVRGVSNKEPPKEYLELKAERDKEIARLTREFEERDKQLLAKGVGKDTSPDVFNIPATPAPLRVRKQRKDRPISDRPLSEVPQIPKRSASRRSSKRSSLIPSSETYHTDLDAIEPLPMIDASRIEPEVEVEEKQAEVLSPSLSQQRQASAGSTGTVIRHPLQNQFPSLPDNQMLFMTRTGQKQNFGKIQPLKSNPGGTHLYDLEAQKENNMCRDSISLLMLFLFFFMPPLWLAMGLGYLDSVAGEVKQSHKKAALALGGTMMVAVVVGISVGLGVGLTR, encoded by the coding sequence ATGGACACGAAACGAAGCCTTTCAGGGGCTCCCCCCAGTCCTCGCAAATGGACACAAAAGCGGGTCAAGACGGACTCATTACTTGAAGACAGTCGCCTGTTCAGACCCACTTCGCCGCTCAAGTGGCACAGAAAGAAGGCTGGAATCCGCCCAAAGATTTCTGCTCCTCTGGAGGCTGCCAACACAAAATTTTATACCCCTGCTGGCAGCCCCCGAACCGACGCCGGTGGGTTTGCATACAACGTGGAGTTGCCTCATTCATTTACCTTCAACCACTCCAGCATCTTCCACGAGCACCTTTCGGACTCTGATAAGTCTcgggaggagaaggagagagtCTTCAATGTCTCTGTTGACTCCTTTTCTAAGAGCATGGAGATGCTGAAGCAGACGGGTACTGCCTCCAGCAGTCGACTGAATCTGTCAATGCGGCCGCTGGCTCCTCTCGCATTGTCTTCTGTCCCCCCTCTTGATATTCCTCATGAGCTGATGCAGCACAACCGCGAGAGCCCCTCGGACGACGAGTTTCATGACACCAGAACGTCATTCCGACACAGTATGGTATCTCTTCATGGCCTCACCGACATTAACAACGAGATCAACGACATCAATGCGCAGATTCAGGACATTAATCAACAAATTCGGGGCATTGGAGAGGTGGATAATATTGTCACAGTCTCGGCAATTGCACCAGTTGAACAGATGGTGACTGCCAAGATGGACACCACTCCTGACAGTGTCAACACAGAAAATATTCTCGACGAGTTGTCTTCTCTACAGcatgaggatgaggaggatgcGGAGGAGGGCGAGGGTGAGGATGAGCAGGTCGTGGAGCAGAGTTCAGAGAGTGCTGCCGCagctgctgaggaggaggacgactcATTACGGCCTCTGGAGTACGATCTAGGCAATGGACCCAAAGCTTCAATGCCACGATTCCCCACTTCTTCGACGTTGGGTACTCTCGTTGATGACTCTGATAAGCAGAAGACTGTCACTGCTGCAGCGGCAGCAAACATTGCATCTCCCCGATCGTTCGCAACTTCAGCTTCTGCTCGGACTCTGTTTGCTGATCGGTTCATTGATCCCGAAAGCATCAGAGACAGCATTCGGGTTGTGGATATTAGTGTTcgagatgatgatgaggaggaggacccgagggaggaagaaggacgCCACGAGGGACAACCGCACcaacaggagcaggaggaacCAGAGACCAGTAACGACGACTCGTCTTCTGCTCTcaactcttcttctgtcaTCGCATCTACCCCCATCGAGCTTTCTCATGCTAATCTCCCCACTAACCTTTTCCGAACCCACCAAGACCGATCCAAGTACACCGAGTCTGGTATCCTTGACAACCGCGTGTCTCTCATTTCCACTGGAGACAAGTATCCTCTCGATATCGACAATGTTTCACCTGTCAGAGGAGTTGATGagccttctttttctctccgAGATGTTCCCATCGAGACTTCTCATCGAGACGACTATGTCTTTGAGCAGATGAAGCAGGAAGAGGATGGACTTGAGGGTGGGCTTGCACCCGCCGTTTCGTCGACTTCTCGACCCATTTCCTCGGTTTCGacccactcctcctctctTGCTGGCACTGCTTCCTCCACAGACTCTCTTGGCATCCATTTCGCACCCCCAGACTTGCTGTCTCAGCCTCTGGGCTTCAAGATGGTGTCCAACGACATGGGTGGCTGCTCATCTTCGGATGATTCAGCTGTTCATCATACCAACGAGGCCACCGAACGAGCCATTCCCTTGGGTAATTTTGCCAACAGCTCGTTTGCGGAGCTCAATTCTGGCGACTACCAGTTCCCAGACATTGAGGTGGATGAACCCCAAGAGCCCCAAATGAGCCAGGTCGCTCCTGAGACTCCAATGTCGGTCCATTCTCAGCAGTTCTCGTATCCTCCTTCGTTGTCATACTCTCCCGCCTCCATGGAAGAGCCAATCATGCATCCCCCTCGTTCATATGTTCCGTTTGTGTTTCGATCTCGAGAgctcgacgagaaggaccAGGGTCTGTATGCGCAGAATAACACAGTTTTTGTTAATAACGCCTTCATTCCCTTCTATCCTTCCCCCGAGAATTCTCCTCAGTTCCCCAACATCAACTCGTTCCCCGAGGTGAGAGGAGTCTCTAACAAGGAGCCTCCCAAAGAGTATCTTGAGTTGAAGGCTGAGCGAGATAAGGAGATTGCCCGTCTGACTCGCGAGTTTGAAGAGCGAGACAAACAGCTTCTGGCTAAGGGAGTTGGTAAGGACACTAGCCCAGATGTGTTCAATATTCCTGccactcctgctcctctcCGAGTTCGAAAGCAACGAAAGGACAGACCCATCAGTGATCGACCTCTCAGTGAGGTTCCTCAGATCCCCAAGCGATCTGCTTCTCGACGGTCCTCTAAGCGGTCTTCCTTGATCCCCTCTTCAGAGACTTATCATACTGATTTGGATGCTATTGAGCCTCTTCCCATGATTGATGCTTCTCGCATCGAGCCggaggttgaggttgaggagaaACAGGCCGAGGTTCTTTCCCCTTCTCTGTCGCAACAGCGACAGGCTTCCGCTGGTTCTACAGGTACTGTCATTCGACATCCTCTTCAGAACCAATTCCCTTCCCTTCCAGACAACCAGATGTTGTTTATGACCCGAACTGGTCAGAAGCAAAACTTTGGCAAGATCCAGCCCCTCAAGAGCAACCCAGGAGGCACACATTTGTACGATCTTGAAGCCCAGAAAGAGAACAACATGTGTCGAGACTCGATTTCgctgttgatgctgtttctgttcttcttcatgcCTCCTCTTTGGCTGGCTATGGGTCTTGGATACCTAGATTCGGTAGCAGGAGAGGTCAAGCAGTCTCACAAGAAGGCGGCGTTGGCGTTAGGAGGAACCATGATggtggctgtggttgttggcATATCGGTAGGATTAGGAGTTGGTCTGACGAGGTAG
- a CDS encoding ribosomal protein P1 (Compare to YALI0B12804g, similar to uniprot|P10622 Saccharomyces cerevisiae YDL130W 60S acidic ribosomal protein P1-beta, similar to Saccharomyces cerevisiae RPP1A (YDL081C); ancestral locus Anc_2.388) yields MSADALVSYAALILADAEVEISSDKLIAITKAAGSPVEQVWADVFAKALAGKDLKEILFNIGASGPRRRRPLPLLPLALPMPPLPRRLRRRRTSPMTTWASVSLTKRLFHEL; encoded by the exons ATGTCTGCTGACGCTCTTGTTTCTTACGCTGCCCTGATTCTGGCCGACGCTGAGGTCGAGATCTCTTCCGACAAGCTCATTGCTATCACCAAGGCCGCTGGCTCTCCCGTTGAGCAG GTCTGGGCTGATGTCTTCGCCAAGGCTCTTGCCGGcaaggacctcaaggagatccTCTTCAACATTGGTGCCTCTGGCCcccgccgccgccgccccctgccgctgctgccgctggCTCTGCCGATGCCCCCgctgccgaggaggctgaggaggagaaggacgagtcCGATGACGACATGGGCTTCGGTCTCTTTGACTAAGCGCCTTTTTCATGAATTGTAa
- a CDS encoding uncharacterized protein (Compare to YALI0B12782g, similar to Saccharomyces cerevisiae SIP5 (YMR140W); ancestral locus Anc_2.389, weakly similar to uniprot|P40210 Saccharomyces cerevisiae YMR140w similarity to probable zinc finger protein S. pombe singleton), with the protein MGNVPGKEQQVRNARSVSEDYHREGQVRSKRPSAPREKKREPRVFVDPNEQVDGGYLVPQGVYTGPQDFDILVVKSLMTSRKLAPFFKGLQDYEEEWTDHQLMAAIRGFPIPSAASESPTTESTDTKDASASTSTPHAISTPSHLSPPTAPPQVAISPPRHTLSSNNPFRDPLEHMSHLRIDLDNTTFSQSAPTPSWMRSGEPDQEDGDELINPGILQSPPSREAPKPPPSRQRAKTLTNKEPPLMVKIYRDPIECPICFLYYPNSLNMTRCCAQPICSECFVQMKRAEPHPRHDEPEPDTLLGQLDLISEPTACPYCAMSDFGVVYSPRHGPGAKAAGANSADAAAAKGNGDESAIDDSGDSSDGIDTTNMDDVADKLMHMSGAKRRSSISVTNPNVVTVDRVRPDWSKTLAAARARAARKAATANALHATAFVEGGNGEVAGSSRSSRRTRQNHEQRQAARAQELEQIMLSEAMRLSMLESQEAEEKRSREQESK; encoded by the coding sequence ATGGGAAACGTTCCGGGAAAAGAACAGCAGGTGCGCAACGCACGGTCCGTTTCTGAGGACTACCACCGCGAAGGCCAGGTCAGATCCAAGAGGCCCTCTGCGCCTCGAGAAAAAAAGCGGGAGCCAAGAGTCTTTGTAGACCCCAATGAACAAGTGGATGGTGGCTATCTGGTGCCTCAGGGAGTCTACACCGGACCACAGGATTTCGACATTCTTGTTGTCAAGAGCCTGATGACTAGTCGCAAGCTTGCACCGTTTTTCAAGGGTCTACAGGACTATGAGGAGGAATGGACTGATCATCAACTTATGGCTGCCATTAGGGGCTTTCCTATCCCCAGTGCAGCATCAGAATCGCCTACAACCGAATctacagacacaaaagaCGCTTCAGCTTCCACCTCAACCCCTCACGCAATTTCCACACCTTCACATCTGTCGCCACCtacagctcctcctcaggtGGCCATCTCGCCTCCCCGACACACTTTGTCATCGAACAACCCGTTCAGAGACCCGTTGGAGCATATGTCGCATCTGAGAATCGATCTGGACAACACCACGTTTTCCCAGAGCGCCCCAACACCGTCGTGGATGCGTTCCGGAGAACCCGATCAGGAGGACGGGGACGAACTCATAAACCCAGGCATTCTACAGTCCCCACCAAGCAGGGAGGCTCCCAAGCCACCACCCTCACGACAACGGGCCAAAACGCTCACCAACAAAGAGCCCCCGCTTATGGTCAAAATCTACAGAGACCCCATCGAGTGTCCCATTTGTTTTCTGTACTACCCAAACTCGCTCAACATGACCCGATGCTGTGCCCAGCCCATTTGCTCCGAGTGTTTTGTGCAAATGAAGCGAGCTGAACCTCATCCTCGACATGACGAGCCTGAACCTGACACGTTGCTGGGACAGCTGGATCTCATCTCCGAGCCCACAGCCTGTCCCTACTGTGCTATGTCCGACTTTGGAGTAGTGTATTCGCCTCGACACGGCCCCGGAGCCAAGGCTGCAGGAGCCAACAGTGCTGATGCCGCTGCAGCCAAAGGGAACGGTGACGAGTCTGCTATTGATGATTCGGGAGACTCATCAGACGGCATTgacaccaccaacatggACGATGTGGCTGACAAGCTAATGCACATGTCCGGTGCAAAGCGTCGATCGTCCATCAGTGtcaccaaccccaacgtCGTGACCGTTGATCGTGTGCGACCCGACTGGTCAAAGACgctggctgctgctcgagctAGAGCTGCACGAAAGGCTGCTACTGCCAACGCTCTTCATGCCACGGCTTTTGTGGAAGGAGGCAATGGGGAGGTGGCTGGATCATCTAGATCATCGCGACGAACCCGCCAAAACCACGAACAACGGCAGGCTGCCCGTGCTCAGGAGTTGGAGCAGATCATGCTCTCAGAGGCTATGCGTCTAAGTATGCTGGAGAGCCAAGAGGCGGAAGAGAAGCGCTCCAGGGAGCAGGAGAGCAAGTAG
- a CDS encoding uncharacterized protein (Compare to YALI0B12760g, no similarity), whose translation MKEAARIYIQVVWLGQDHHQIQTSTTMLMSYATARTLPYAFPKAEHHHIEHIEHIEHIEHIEHFERNDHQHIEHIEHIEHIDNTHDIGYEVEYVEFAEEVSEISLSDSETERSSVCSMPETCATSVSDLDDDYMSAETVAELANNKNKLVVVIDSAVYDLSDYKAQNGLVQMVLKSLNGTDASWQFWRMNTRQQWEEIQKFRIGVSTGVPTKYSPPRERFFSLRRVY comes from the coding sequence ATGAAAGAAGCGGCACGTATATATATCCAGGTGGTCTGGCTGGGTCAGGACCATCACCAAATACAAACCTCCACAACTATGCTAATGTCATACGCCACAGCACGCACTCTCCCGTACGCCTTTCCGAAGGCCGAGCACCACCATATCGAACACATTGAACACATTGAACACATTGAACACATTGAACATTTTGAACGCAATGACCATCAACACATTGAGCACATCGAGCACATCGAGCACATTGACAACACTCACGACATTGGGTACGAAGTGGAATATGTCGAATTTGCTGAAGAGGTATCTGAgatctctctctctgatTCTGAAACGGAACGCTCTTCGGTATGTTCTATGCCAGAGACGTGTGCCACTTCTGTTTCCGATCTCGACGACGATTACATGAGCGCAGAGACCGTGGCTGAACTGGCTaacaacaagaacaagctTGTGGTTGTTATCGATAGCGCCGTATACGATCTGAGCGACTACAAGGCACAAAACGGACTAGTGCAAATGGTGCTGAAGTCTCTGAATGGCACAGACGCTTCGTGGCAGTTCTGGAGAATGAACACCCGACAGCAATGGGAGGAGATTCAGAAGTTTCGAATCGGAGTGTCAACAGGAGTCCCCACCAAGTACAGCCCGCCTCGAGAgcgcttcttctctctaAGAAGAGTCTACTGa
- a CDS encoding uncharacterized protein (Compare to YALI0B12870g, weakly similar to uniprot|P53397 Saccharomyces cerevisiae YML060w OGG1 8-oxoguanine DNA glycosylase singleton, similar to Saccharomyces cerevisiae OGG1 (YML060W); ancestral locus Anc_4.321), with amino-acid sequence MSVSEKTLQKLPWNRLGLAKTDANLEILLKCGQSFRWTKIEHPNNNYWIIGMEGRGIVLNQKDDDTMWAEVSDKGKPVKSRDTAAILNDYFNISTDTIKLYEDWSSRDDHFKNKSIKYLGIRVLRQDPWENLCSFICSSNNNVKRISQLVQKMTITFGDHVATLDDLKIHSFPSPDKLADTEPILRELGLGYRAKYISKTAEMLLTKPGGEQFLHELRDASFDEAKSSIMEFLGVGPKVADCVCLFSLDKHDTVPVDTHVWQIAQKDYGVARSAKTMTPKAYAQVQEFFREKWGPYAGWAHCVLFAAQLSDFKDPKWEEKMKAKKEALEGLEGVKLEESVKIQVKIEGNGVKLEEMVEELKTDVSEEFVEVDAPKSVEMKRKIGLEDLGSVRVHRTRSKKVKR; translated from the coding sequence ATGAGTGTCTCGGAGAAAACACTTCAAAAGCTGCCCTGGAACCGCCTCGGGCTCGCGAAGACTGACGCCAATCTCGAAATTCTGCTCAAATGCGGTCAGTCGTTTCGATGGACGAAAATCGAACACCCCAACAACAATTACTGGATAATTGGCATGGAAGGGAGAGGAATCGTGCTCAACCAAAAGGACGATGATACAATGTGGGCCGAGGTGAGCGACAAAGGTAAGCCTGttaagtcacgtgatacagCCGCCATTCTCAATGACTACTTCAACATATCCACTGATACCATCAAGTTGTATGAAGACTGGTCGTCACGAGATGACCACTTCAAGAACAAGAGTATCAAATATCTTGGTATCCGTGTCTTGCGTCAGGATCCCTGGGAAAACCTCTGTTCGTTCATTTGTTCTAGTAACAACAACGTTAAGCGTATAAGTCAGCTGGTGCAGAAGATGACTATCACCTTTGGGGATCACGTGGCTACGCTGGACGATCTCAAAATCCACTCTTTCCCAAGCCCCGACAAGTTGGCAGACACAGAACCGATTTTGCGGGAGTTGGGCCTTGGTTACCGGGCTAAATACATTAGTAAGACTGCAGAAATGCTTCTTACCAAGCCTGGAGGGGAGCAATTCCTGCATGAACTTCGAGATGCTTCTtttgacgaggccaagaGTTCTATCATGGAGTTTCTTGGGGTGGGACCCAAGGTGGCCGACTGTGTGTGTCTTTTCAGTCTAGATAAGCATGACACTGTTCCTGTGGACACACATGTGTGGCAGATTGCCCAGAAAGACTATGGAGTTGCCAGGAGTGCCAAAACTATGACTCCCAAGGCGTAtgctcaagtccaagagTTCTTCCGTGAGAAATGGGGTCCGTATGCAGGTTGGGCTCACTGTGTGCTTTTTGCAGCCCAGTTGAGCGACttcaaggaccccaagtgggaggagaagatgaaggccAAGAAAGAGGCTTTGGAGGGTCTCGAGGGTGTtaagctggaggagagtgTCAAAATCCAGGTCAAGATTGAAGGGAATGGTGTTaagttggaggagatggtggaggagctcaaaaCTGATGTGTCTGAAGAGTTTGTGGAAGTGGACGCGCCCAAATCGGTTGAAATGAAACGAAAAATCGGACTCGAAGATCTGGGAAGTGTTCGCGTACATAGAACGAGATCCAAAAAGGTGAAGCGCTAG
- a CDS encoding 40S ribosomal protein uS9 (Compare to YALI0B12848g, highly similar to uniprot|P40213 Saccharomyces cerevisiae YMR143w RPS16A ribosomal protein or uniprot|P40213 Saccharomyces cerevisiae YDL083c RPS16B ribosomal protein, similar to Saccharomyces cerevisiae RPS16B (YDL083C) and RPS16A (YMR143W); ancestral locus Anc_2.386): MSASVQTFGKKKTATAVAHVKAGKGLIKLNGTPITLIEPAVLRMKVYEPLLVVGLDKFANVDIRIKVNGGGHVSQIYAIRQAIAKGLVAFHQKFVDEQSKNELKKAFTQFDRTLLIADPRRMEPKKFGGPGARARYQKSYR; this comes from the exons ATGTCCGCTTCCGTTCAG accTTTGGAAAGAAAAAGACCGCCACCGCCGTTGCCCACGTCAAGGCCGGCAAGGGCCTGATCAAGCTCAACGGTACCCCCATTACCCTCATTGAGCCCGCTGTCCTCCGAATGAAGGTCTACGAGCCTCTCCTCGTTGTTGGCCTCGACAAGTTCGCCAACGTTGACATCCGAATCAAGGTCAACGGTGGTGGACACGTTTCTCAGATCTACGCCATCCGACaggccattgccaaggGTCTTGTTGCTTTCCACCAGAAGTTCGTTGACGAGCAGTCCAAgaacgagctcaagaaggcctTCACCCAGTTCGACCGAACCCTCCTCATCGCCGACCCCCGACGAATGGAGCCCAAGAAGTTTGGTGGACCCGGTGCCCGAGCCCGATACCAGAAGTCTTACCGATAA
- a CDS encoding uncharacterized protein (Compare to YALI0B12716g, weakly similar to uniprot|P41546 Saccharomyces cerevisiae YFL031w HAC1 transcription factor singleton) yields MSIKREESFTPTPEDLGSPLTADSPGSPESGDKRKKDLTLPLPAGALPPRKRAKTENEKEQRRIERIMRNRQAAHASREKKRRHLEDLEKKCSELSSENNDLHHQVTESKKTNMHLMEQHYSLVAKLQQLSSLVNMAKSSGALAGVDVPDMSDVSMAPKLEMPTAAPSQPMGLASAPTLFNHDNETVVPDSPIVKTEEVDSTNFLLHTESSSPPELAESTGSGSPSSTLSCDETDYLVDRARHPAVMTVATTDQQRRHKISFSSRTSPLTTSLDCMDCRMTSPCLKTTSSLPSTTLLLI; encoded by the coding sequence ATGTCTATCAAGCGAGAAGAGTCCTTTACTCCCACCCCCGAGGACCTGGGATCTCCCCTGACAGCTGATTCTCCTGGCTCTCCCGAGTCTGGAGAcaagcgaaagaaggaTCTCACTCTGCCCCTTCCTGCTGGTGCTCTTCCCCCTCGAAAGAGAGCTAAGACAGAGAACGAAAAGGAGCAGAGACGCATCGAGCGGATCATGCGAAACCGGCAGGCGGCACATGCGTCtcgagagaagaagcgacGACATTTGGAGgacctggagaagaagtgcTCGGAGTTGTCGTCCGAAAACAACGATCTACACCACCAGGTGActgagtccaagaagaccaacaTGCACCTCATGGAACAACACTACTCGCTGGTGGCcaagctgcagcagctctcgTCGCTCGTCAACATGGCCAAGTCTTCCGGAGCTTTGGCCGGCGTTGATGTCCCCGACATGAGCGATGTGTCTATGGCCCCCAAGTTGGAGATGCCCACCGCGGCTCCTTCCCAGCCCATGGGTCTCGCCAGCGCGCCCACCCTCTTCAACCACGATAATGAGACCGTCGTCCCCGACTCTCCTATTGTGAAGACCGAGGAAGTCGACTCTACAAActttctcctccacacggagtcctcctccccccccGAACTAGCTGAGAGCACTGGCTCAGGCTCGCCATCGTCGACTCTGTCCTGCGACGAAACTGATTATCTTGTGGACCGGGCGCGTCATCCAGCAGTGATGACTGTCGCAACTACTGACCAGCAGCGTCGGCACAagatttcattttcatcaaggacgagcCCGTTGACGACGAGCTTGGACTGCATGGACTGTCGGATGACTTCACCCTGTTTGAAGACAACAAGCAGCCTGCCCAGCACGACTTTATTGCTGATCTAG